In the Acanthopagrus latus isolate v.2019 chromosome 23, fAcaLat1.1, whole genome shotgun sequence genome, one interval contains:
- the ccdc43 gene encoding coiled-coil domain-containing protein 43 yields MAAPVTDAGEFESWLNDRLDSLEVDREVYGAYILGVLQEEESDEEKEDALQGILSAFLDEDSVEDVCKQIIKQWTDYRSRLAAKKDADAEVQAIASMIEKQAQIVVKHKEVSEESKKRKEALLAQYANVTDDEEEAEEEEAANFPTAKDKSLFKNTNVEEVLNRQKQKRDQAREDAQKKKETDKMQREKDKLAKQDRKEKEKKRTQKGERKR; encoded by the exons ATGGCTGCGCCCGTGACAGACGCCGGGGAGTTTGAAAGCTGGCTAAATGATCGCCTAGACTCGTTAGAGGTGGACCGTGAGGTGTATGGGGCGTACATTTTAGGGGTCTTACAAGAAGAGGAGAGTGACGAGGAGAAAGAAGACGCGCTTCAAGGGATTTTATCCGCATTTCTG GATGAAGACTCTGTGGAAGATGTCTGCAAACAGATCATCAAGCAATGGACAGATTATCGCAGCCGATTAGCAGCCAAAAAAGATGCTGATG CCGAGGTCCAGGCCATCGCAAGTATGATAGAAAAACAAGCTCAGATTGTGGTGAAACACAAGGAGGTATCCGAGGAGTcgaagaaaaggaaagaggcCTTGCTCGCTCAATACGCTAACGTAACAGACGATGAGGA GgaagctgaagaagaggaggcagcaAATTTCCCCACTGCAAAAGACAAAT CCCTGTTTAAAAACACCAACGTGGAAGAGGTGctaaacagacaaaagcaaaagcGAGACCAAGCTCGTGAAGATGctcagaagaaaaaggaaacagacaaGATGCAGCGGGAGAAGGATAAACTGGCCAAACAAGACcgcaaagagaaggagaaaaagcgTACACAAAAAGGAGAACGCAAAAGATAA
- the moto gene encoding uncharacterized protein moto, with the protein MRPSSREFRMAFDGHQNTLANSRFPTYQRQASVNVAGGNRVFPFSTPNVSLQEQDTASNMPWSHNAHDDPYGLVNCAQSSSKSRKPTDKADCDGETDLQGLVSNILDEADSQDSYYSEGGLPSCNPVWSPKTLREELLQYFQSEDKMQNNPAFSPNYVSHEAFSKAQGPSVDEDVQGFCQQPNGPASSQQWLFNLPNGDRDSSHLRPQKLPPGLPIPKIGNTYLPHIQQSKYDHVSADKGGENSQPLNNFPDISDVFRSQSEVNSPVFHPYCDDHYVQSNAKPIRNEQYVPQDITQLVNSFQSFMAGEHGSLCHGTLPNLHRHTVGMHQEDNMVEQWKITGPAVSPQSAPAMQTPNQLVEEFGTVQMGRNAGVRNQTYKHDAFQDLRGFSSQNTEYFQQQKTFPGPFSLPNQYQNKMTMHRQNTSFPSNMSMNQYSKYHIQQDQIQNTMRSHMQKEKMGMQMPGFPGEGFSTRPLTNSNMRGGDKRQALSQSPYFDHLGSMQCQRFYGENSVVCAGNTQRHMPLMYPVNDPRVHSSMPINSSNFSSRSTLPHGAGAPGMDMGDMMSVNESAAFNSFVSDMMTCRGENTYHGMASAMTTSMVTNDGTPVIQLYFYLDECYVQLKCLEKERKTTEVVLNNSFPGRRTAAVTNTNLPRTPPNPTRVDHLIVNQMREQGRVASLLDRMESLQNKPLHINIHTALNRHHMAISITQARRKEEIANISKHRRQRANITEDRDTLLLAIALKDLAATTRKLRTALWVGLQITLPKPVRRPDHDVDREATGTEESPAPFEGYCFRL; encoded by the exons ATGAGGCCAAGTTCAAGGGAGTTCAGAATGGCATTTGACGGGCATCAGAACACATTGGCAAATTCACGCTTTCCCACATATCAGCGTCAG gcCAGTGTAAATGTAGCTGGTGGGAACAGGGTATTTCCCTTTTCCACCCCAAATGTGTCACTGCAGGAACAGGACACAGCATCCAACATGCCCTGGTCTCACAATGCTCATGATGATCCCTATGGCCTTGTCAACTGTGCCCAGAGCAGCAGTAAAAGCAG gAAACCCACTGATAAAGCGGATTGTGATGGGGAGACCGATCTGCAGGGCCTAGTGTCAAATATCTTGGATGAAGCAGATTCACAGGACAGCTACTACAGTGAAGG gggCCTACCCTCATGTAATCCTGTCTGGTCTCCAAAGACATTGAGAGAAGAACTGCTGCAGTATTTTCAATCAGAggataaaatgcaaaataaccCTGCCTTTTCTCCAAACTATGTATCCCATGAAGCTTTTAGTAAAGCACAGGGACCATCAGTGGATGAAGATGTTCAAGGCTTTTGTCAACAACCTAATGGCCCTGCTTCCAGTCAACAATGGCTTTTTAATTTGCCtaatggagacagagacagctcTCACCTCCGTCCACAGAAACTGCCACCAGGTTTACCAATACCTAAGATAGGAAACACCTACTTGCCACATATACAACAAAGCAAATATGACCACGTGTCAGCTGATAAAGGCGGAGAGAACAGTCAGCCTTTGAATAATTTCCCTGACATTAGTGATGTCTTCAGATCTCAAAGCGAAGTGAACAGCCCTGTCTTTCATCCTTATTGTGATGACCACTACGTCCAGAGCAACGCGAAGCCGATCAGGAATGAGCAGTATGTGCCTCAAGACATTACCCAACTGGTCAATAGTTTTCAGTCGTTCATGGCGGGGGAGCATGGTAGCTTATGTCATGGAACCTTGCCAAACTTGCACAGGCACACAGTGGGCATGCACCAAGAAGACAACATGGTTGAACAATGGAAAATCACTGGTCCTGCAGTGTCACCACAAAGTGCTCCTGCAATGCAGACTCCCAACCAGCTGGTGGAAGAATTTGGGACAGTGCAAATGGGCAGAAATGCAGGGGTGAGGAACCAAACATATAAGCATGATGCTTTTCAAGATCTACGTGGTTTCAGTTCTCAAAACACAGAGTACTTccagcaacaaaaaacattccCTGGACCTTTTAGCCTTCCAAACCAGTACCAAAACAAGATGACCATGCACAGACAGAACACTTCCTTCCCCAGTAACATGAGCATGAACCAGTATTCAAAGTATCACATCCAGCAGGACCAGATACAGAACACGATGAGGTCACATATGCAGAAGGAAAAGATGGGGATGCAGATGCCTGGCTTTCCGGGAGAAGGCTTTTCTACGAGACCCTTAACCAACTCCAACATGAGAGGGGGTGATAAGAGACAGGCCCTCTCACAAAGTCCATACTTTGACCACTTAGGCAGCATGCAGTGTCAGAGATTTTATGGAGAAAACAGTGTGGTCTGTGCAGGGAATACACAGCGGCATATGCCTCTCATGTATCCTGTGAATGACCCCAGAGTGCACTCCAGCATGCCCATCAACTCCTCTAACTTCAGCTCGAGATCAACACTACCTCATGGAGCTGGTGCTCCTGGCATGGATATGGGTGATATGATGTCAGTCAATGAGTCTGCTGCCTTCAACTCATTTGTCAGTGACATGATgacctgcagaggagagaacaCATATCATGGCATGGCCTCTGCCATGACAACTTCAATGGTGACGAATGACGGAACACCTGTGATACAGCTTTACTTCTACCTGGATGAGTGCTATGTGCAGCTTAAGTGtttggagaaggagagaaagacg ACAGAGGTCGTCCTTAACAATTCATTTCCTGGTAGAAGAACTGCAGCTGTGACCAACACTAATCTACCCAGAACTCCACCAAACCCAACAAGAGTCGACCACCTCATTGTTAATCAGATGAGAGAACAAGGAAGG GTGGCAAGCCTCCTGGATAGAATGGAGTCTCTACAGAACAAGCCCCTCCATATCAACATCCACACTGCCCTGAACAGGCATCATATGGCTATAAGCATTACCCAAGCCAGACGTAAGGAGGAGATTGCCAACATCTCCAAACACCGACGGCAAAGAGCTAATatcacagaggacagag ACACCCTGTTGTTGGCCATTGCACTGAAGGACCTCGCTGCTACCACAAGGAAGCTCCGCACAGCCCTGTGGGTAGGTCTCCAGATAACACTACCGAAACCTGTCAGGAGGCCGGACCACGATGTTGACAGGGAGGCCACTGGCACAGAGGAGAGCCCCGCTCCATTTGAAGGATACTGTTTTAGGTTATGA